One segment of Synchiropus splendidus isolate RoL2022-P1 chromosome 4, RoL_Sspl_1.0, whole genome shotgun sequence DNA contains the following:
- the LOC128757547 gene encoding shaker-related potassium channel tsha2-like, translating to MTVVPGENLDETVALAALSAQEVYDPERTENQECCERVVINISGLRFETQLKTLAQFPATLLGDPRKRMRFFDPLRNEYFFDRNRPSFDAILYYYQSGGRLRRPVNVPVDIFMEEIKFYELGEEVIENFKEDEGFIKEEERPLPENEFQRQVWLLFEYPESSGPARGIAIVSVLVILISIVIFCLETLPEFREEARTFEDRLHVNGTMRAKKPNPFTDPFFIVETLCIIWFSFELLVRFLACPSKPAFFKNIMNTIDIVAIMPYFITLGLELAEHQGNGQQAMSLAILRVIRLVRVFRIFKLSRHSKGLQILGKTLQASMRELGLLIFFLFIGVILFSSAVYFAETDDPESGFSSIPDAFWWAVVSMTTVGYGDMCPVTIGGKIVGSLCAIAGVLTIALPVPVIVSNFNYFYHRETEHEEQFQYTHVTCGQQNPPFGEFKRSDSKPSLTKSEYLDSEDADSIKYTNCSPHKAYTGKLTDV from the coding sequence ATGACAGTGGTGCCCGGAGAGAACCTGGATGAGACCGTGGCACTGGCCGCCCTGTCCGCCCAGGAGGTCTACGACCCGGAGCGCACCGAGAACCAGGAGTGCTGCGAGCGGGTGGTCATCAACATCTCCGGGCTGCGCTTCGAGACGCAGCTGAAGACCCTGGCCCAGTTCCCCGCCACCTTACTGGGCGACCCGCGCAAGAGGATGCGCTTCTTCGACCCGCTCAGGAACGAGTACTTCTTCGACCGAAACCGACCCAGCTTCGATGCCATCCTCTACTACTACCAGTCTGGGGGGAGGCTCCGGAGACCCGTCAATGTGCCCGTGGACATCTTCATGGAGGAAATCAAGTTCTACGAACTGGGCGAGGAGGTGATTGAGAATTTCAAAGAGGACGAGGGCTTCATTAAGGAGGAAGAGCGCCCGCTGCCCGAGAACGAGTTCCAGCGGCAGGTTTGGCTCCTCTTCGAGTACCCGGAGAGTTCGGGTCCAGCGAGGGGGATCGCTATCGTGTCCGTGCTCGTCATCCTCATCTCCATTGTGATCTTCTGCCTGGAGACTTTACCGGAGTTCAGAGAAGAGGCCAGGACGTTTGAGGACCGTCTGCATGTGAACGGAACCATGCGCGCAAAGAAGCCGAACCCCTTCACTGACCCCTTCTTCATCGTCGAGACACTCTGCATCATCTGGTTCTCCTTCGAGTTGCTGGTGCGATTCCTTGCCTGCCCTAGCAAGCCTGCTTTCTTCAAGAACATCATGAACACTATTGACATTGTGGCCATCATGCCGTACTTCATCACCCTGGGTCTGGAGCTGGCCGAGCACCAGGGGAACGGCCAGCAGGCCATGTCCCTGGCCATTCTAAGGGTCATCCGTTTGGTGAGGGTGTTCAGGATCTTCAAGCTCTCCAGGCACTCAAAGGGTCTCCAGATTTTAGGGAAGACCCTCCAGGCCAGCATGAGGGAACTGGGActgctcatcttcttcctcttcatcgggGTCATCCTCTTCTCCAGTGCGGTCTACTTTGCAGAAACGGACGACCCAGAATCGGGCTTCAGCAGCATCCCCGACGCCTTCTGGTGGGCAGTGGTGTCCATGACCACAGTGGGCTACGGGGACATGTGTCCCGTGACCATCGGGGGCAAGATCGTGGGCTCTCTGTGCGCCATCGCCGGTGTGCTGACCATTGCGCTGCCGGTGCCGGTCATCGTGTCCAACTTCAACTACTTCTACCACCGAGAGACGGAGCACGAGGAGCAGTTTCAGTACACGCATGTGACCTGTGGTCAGCAGAACCCGCCGTTTGGAGAGTTCAAGAGGAGCGACAGCAAGCCGTCCTTGACCAAGTCCGAGTACCTGGACAGCGAGGACGCGGACTCCATCAAGTACACCAACTGCAGCCCGCACAAAGCCTACACTGGGAAGCTGACGGACGTGTGA